One genomic region from Gallus gallus isolate bGalGal1 unplaced genomic scaffold, bGalGal1.mat.broiler.GRCg7b scaffold_66, whole genome shotgun sequence encodes:
- the PLP2 gene encoding proteolipid protein 2, with protein MESSGNRGCAGGCGAFLRSRKGLVLLGEIALCTVALLCYGASRTPGYVGLAVCELIFASIAVVLCITGLHHRVALVHWGWTDFIRCVVGCLLFLITSLIVIIGHRDGAGTAAGVFGLLAGLLLGYDAYISVPTRGGHSAAPTETPEGP; from the exons ATGGAGTCCAGCGGGAACCGGGGGTGCGCGGGGGGCTGCGGTGCCTTCCTGAGGTCCCGGAaggggctggtgctgctgggggagatc GCGCTGTGCACGGTGGCCCTGCTGTGCTATGGGGCGTCGCGGACCCCCGGCTAtgtggggctggctgtgtgTGAGCTCATCTTCGCCAGCATCGCCGTCGTCCTCTGCATCACCGGGCTGCACCACCGCGTGGCTTTGGTGCATTGGGGATGGACG GACTTCATCCGCTGCGTGGTGGGCTGCCTGCTCTTCCTCATCACCTCCCTCATCGTCATCATCGGGCACCGCGACGGCGCCGGCACCGCTGCGGGG GTGTTTGGGTTGCTGGCGGGGCTCCTGCTGGGCTACGATGCCTACATCAGTGTGCCCACCCGGGGGGGGCACAGCGCTGCGCCCACTG AGACCCCGGAAGGCCCCTGa
- the GPKOW gene encoding G-patch domain and KOW motifs-containing protein isoform X1, with the protein MAASSGSAGSTGPGGPVSFGFSRKAERRRLLAAGPCSEPENDGADTDYLTAVEDRELLSAKPAPPPPKDLVIPLRPARRWRNPEAPSSAPSSPGHAPSATNHAPLASGHALEGDPITLEIAALQELLREARQSQEHGQETPSAAPIPMRMKEDNVGSGALPTPEDYAAVPVSAFGMAMLRGMGWKKGEGIGRTFKRVVKPLEQRLRPRGLGLGAEPAPPPSSSGPPNSGGGGRREDPHSSTGGGLRVGDDVRIQSGPHRGVCGKVEALDPETARAVVRLQLGGQAVTVSQHSLTAHRAPPQRPPGAEEGSQPPPPPTPNSSTGKRRRSPEGRTAKQSRAPPHWLRRDLRVRCVDRGFRGGRFYNCKMQVEDLLSPDSCVCRTDDGRLVEGLQEAMLETVIPRGPNDRVMVVLGEHRGQVGRILERDPERGRAVVQLRGGVLTLGYDSLCHFLGGDDDDD; encoded by the exons ATGGCGGCGAGCAGCGGCAGCGCCGGCTCCACAGGCCCAGGTGGGCCGGTGTCGTTCGGCTTCAGCCGAAAAGCGGAGAGGAGGCGGCTGCTGGCGGCCGGGCCTTGCTCCGAACCGGAGAACGACGGTGCGGACACCGATTACCTCACGGCGGTAGAGGACCGCGAGTTACTGAG TGCCAagccggccccgccccctccgaAGGACCTCGTGATCCCCCTTCGCCCCGCCCGCCGTTGGAGGAACCCGGAAGCACCAAGCTCCGCCCCCTCTTCGccaggccacgccccctccgcCACAAACCACGCCCCCCTTGCCTCAGGCCACGCCCTCGAGGGGGACCCCATTACCTTGGAAATAGCGGCACTACAGGAGCTGCTGCGGG AGGCACGGCAGAGCCAGGAGCACGGCCAGGAGACCCCCAGTgctgcccccatccccatgAGGATGAAGGAGGACAACGTGGGCAGCGGCGCTCTGCCC ACCCCCGAGGACTACGCAGCAGTGCCCGTGTCCGCCTTTGGGATGGCGATGCTGCGGGGGATGGGCTGGAAAAAGGGGGAGGGCATCGGGCGCACCTTTAAGAG GGTGGTGAAGCCTTTGGAGCAGCGCCTCCGCCCGCGTggtttggggctgggggccgaacccgccccccccccctcctcctccggCCCCCCAAATTCGGGTGGGGGGGGACGACGGGAAGACCCCCACTCATCCAccgggggggggctgagggtggGGGACGACGTCCGCATCCAATCCGGCCCCCACCGCGGCGTCTGCGGAAAG gtggAGGCGTTGGACCCCGAGACGGCGCGGGCAGTGGTGCGGCTGCAGCTGGGGGGGCAGGCGGTCACCGtcagccagcacagcctcacCGCGCACC GCGcccccccccagcgccccccCGGAGCAGAGGAGGGGTcgcagcccccacccccccccacccccaacagcagcactgggaaacGGAGGCGGAGCCCCGAGGGGAG gacgGCGAAGCAGAGCCGCGCCCCCCCCCATTGGCTGCGGAGGGATCTGAGGGTGCGCTGCGTCGATCGCGGCTTCCGGGGGGGCCGCTTCTACAACTGCAAG ATGCAGGTGGAGGATCTGCTGTCCCCGGACAGCTGCGTGTGTCGCACCGACGACGGCCGCCTGGTGGAGG gtCTGCAGGAGGCAATGCTGGAGACGGTGATCCCCCGTGGCCCCAACGACCGCGTGATGGTGGTGCTGGGCGAGCACCGCGGCCAG GTGGGCCGCATCCTGGAGCGCGACCCCGAGCGCGGGCGGGCGGTGGTGCAGCTGCGGGGGGGGGTGCTGACCCTGGGCTACGATTCCCTCTGCCATTTCCTGGGGGGGGACGACGACGACGACTga
- the GPKOW gene encoding G-patch domain and KOW motifs-containing protein isoform X2, with amino-acid sequence MKGRWRGGSTACCDWSIGDCGGVAKTLATPTSAKPAPPPPKDLVIPLRPARRWRNPEAPSSAPSSPGHAPSATNHAPLASGHALEGDPITLEIAALQELLREARQSQEHGQETPSAAPIPMRMKEDNVGSGALPTPEDYAAVPVSAFGMAMLRGMGWKKGEGIGRTFKRVVKPLEQRLRPRGLGLGAEPAPPPSSSGPPNSGGGGRREDPHSSTGGGLRVGDDVRIQSGPHRGVCGKVEALDPETARAVVRLQLGGQAVTVSQHSLTAHRAPPQRPPGAEEGSQPPPPPTPNSSTGKRRRSPEGRTAKQSRAPPHWLRRDLRVRCVDRGFRGGRFYNCKMQVEDLLSPDSCVCRTDDGRLVEGLQEAMLETVIPRGPNDRVMVVLGEHRGQVGRILERDPERGRAVVQLRGGVLTLGYDSLCHFLGGDDDDD; translated from the exons ATGAAGGGACGGTGGCGTGGAGGGTCGACCGCGTGTTGTGATTGGTCAATTGGTGATTGTGGGGGCGTGGCTAAAACGTTGGCCACGCCCACCAGTGCCAagccggccccgccccctccgaAGGACCTCGTGATCCCCCTTCGCCCCGCCCGCCGTTGGAGGAACCCGGAAGCACCAAGCTCCGCCCCCTCTTCGccaggccacgccccctccgcCACAAACCACGCCCCCCTTGCCTCAGGCCACGCCCTCGAGGGGGACCCCATTACCTTGGAAATAGCGGCACTACAGGAGCTGCTGCGGG AGGCACGGCAGAGCCAGGAGCACGGCCAGGAGACCCCCAGTgctgcccccatccccatgAGGATGAAGGAGGACAACGTGGGCAGCGGCGCTCTGCCC ACCCCCGAGGACTACGCAGCAGTGCCCGTGTCCGCCTTTGGGATGGCGATGCTGCGGGGGATGGGCTGGAAAAAGGGGGAGGGCATCGGGCGCACCTTTAAGAG GGTGGTGAAGCCTTTGGAGCAGCGCCTCCGCCCGCGTggtttggggctgggggccgaacccgccccccccccctcctcctccggCCCCCCAAATTCGGGTGGGGGGGGACGACGGGAAGACCCCCACTCATCCAccgggggggggctgagggtggGGGACGACGTCCGCATCCAATCCGGCCCCCACCGCGGCGTCTGCGGAAAG gtggAGGCGTTGGACCCCGAGACGGCGCGGGCAGTGGTGCGGCTGCAGCTGGGGGGGCAGGCGGTCACCGtcagccagcacagcctcacCGCGCACC GCGcccccccccagcgccccccCGGAGCAGAGGAGGGGTcgcagcccccacccccccccacccccaacagcagcactgggaaacGGAGGCGGAGCCCCGAGGGGAG gacgGCGAAGCAGAGCCGCGCCCCCCCCCATTGGCTGCGGAGGGATCTGAGGGTGCGCTGCGTCGATCGCGGCTTCCGGGGGGGCCGCTTCTACAACTGCAAG ATGCAGGTGGAGGATCTGCTGTCCCCGGACAGCTGCGTGTGTCGCACCGACGACGGCCGCCTGGTGGAGG gtCTGCAGGAGGCAATGCTGGAGACGGTGATCCCCCGTGGCCCCAACGACCGCGTGATGGTGGTGCTGGGCGAGCACCGCGGCCAG GTGGGCCGCATCCTGGAGCGCGACCCCGAGCGCGGGCGGGCGGTGGTGCAGCTGCGGGGGGGGGTGCTGACCCTGGGCTACGATTCCCTCTGCCATTTCCTGGGGGGGGACGACGACGACGACTga
- the WDR45 gene encoding WD repeat domain phosphoinositide-interacting protein 4, whose translation MAQGRGVNSLRFNQDQSCFCVAMDSGVRIFNVEPLMEKGHLDAEQVGSVGLVEMLNRSNLLAIVGGGSNPKFPDVSVLIWDDAREDPKDKLVLEFTFPKPVLAVRMRHDKLVVVLQSRIYVFSFPDNPTKLFEFDTRDNPKGICDLCPSLEKQLLVFPGHKCGSLQLVDLGSAAPGTSVAPVTINAHQSEVGCAALSPPGTLLASASRRGTLLRLFDTHSRLRLLELRRGTDPATLYCLSFSADSAFLCASSDRGTLHVFALRDTRLNRRSALARVGGVGPVLRPYAESQWSLCSFALPEGTAQCAFGTATHGPTSVIAVCSDGTFQKFLFSPGGSCNRAAFDVFLDICDDDDF comes from the exons ATGGCGCAGGGCCGCGGGGTCAACAGTCTGCGCTTCAACCAGGACCAGA GCTGCTTTTGCGTGGCCATGGATTCCGGGGTGAGGATCTTCAATGTGGAACCGCTGATGGAAAAGGGGCATCTgg atgcGGAGCAGGTGGGCAGCGTGGGGCTGGTGGAGATGCTGAACCGCTCCAACCTATTGGCCATCGTGGGGGGGGGCAGCAACCCCAAATTTCCCGACGTCTCAG tgctgaTTTGGGACGATGCCCGCGAGGACCCCAAAGACAAACTGGTGCTGGAATTCACCTTCCCCAAACCCGTCCTGGCCGTCCGCATGCGCCACGATAA GTTGGTGGTGGTGCTGCAGAGCCGCATTTACGTCTTCTCCTTCCCCGATAACCCCACAAAGCTCTTTGAGTTCGACACCAGGGATAACCCcaaag gGATCTGCGATCTCTGCCCCAGTTTGGAGAAGCAGCTGTTGGTGTTCCCTGGGCACAAATGTGGCAGTCTGCAACTGGTG GACCTGGGCAGCGCGGCTCCCGGCACGTCGGTGGCCCCGGTGACCATCAACGCCCACCAAAGCGAGGTGGGCTGCGCCGCCCTCAGCCCCCCCGGGACGCTGCTGGCCTCGGCGTCGCGCCGCGGGACCCTCCTGCGCCTCTTCGACACACACAGCCGCCTGCGGCTGCTGGAGCTGCGCCGCGGCACCGACCCCGCCACGCTCTACTG CCTGTCGTTCAGCGCCGACTCGGCCTTCCTGTGCGCCTCCAGCGACCGCGGCACTCTGCACGTCTTCGCGCTGCGCGACACGCGCCTCAACCGCCGCTCCGC GCTGGCGCGGGTGGGCGGCGTGGGCCCCGTTCTGCGGCCGTACGCGGAGTCGCAGTGGTCGCTGTGCAGTTTCGCGCTGCCCGAAGGGACCGCGCAGTGCGCATTCGGAACGGCCACTCACGGACCCACCTCCGTCATTG ctGTGTGCTCCGATGGGACCTTCCAGAAGTTTCTGTTCAGCCCCGGCGGGAGCTGCAACCGCGCCGCCTTCGACGTCTTCCTCGACATCTGCGACGACGACGACTTCTGA